One window of Amaranthus tricolor cultivar Red isolate AtriRed21 chromosome 11, ASM2621246v1, whole genome shotgun sequence genomic DNA carries:
- the LOC130826472 gene encoding uncharacterized protein LOC130826472, which produces MRRRLFTKDRLLKFNLVDDTTCVLCKTDIETHDHLFFNCCYSAVILKQVMQWLGCNFQTRSLQHLLQKGWNIKGNTLKKLTVLVAIAATVYAIWKIRNNIIWRHKDATTATKMIDHIKWIVKNRMLQLCNDNYRHIDWLKAL; this is translated from the coding sequence ATGAGAAGAAGACTATTCACGAAAGACAGACTTCTTAAGTTCAATTTGGTGGATGATACTACTTGTGTACTTTGCaaaactgatattgaaactcatgatcacTTGTTCTTTAATTGTTGTTATAGTGCTGTGATTTTGAAACAGGTTATGCAGTGGCTCGGCTGTAATTTCCAGACCCGCTCGCTGCAACACCTTCTACAAAAAGGATGGAACATAAAGGGAAACACATTGAAGAAGCTCACGGTCTTGGTGGCCATTGCAGCCACGGTGTATGCAATCTGGAAGATCAGGAATAATATAATCTGGAGGCACAAAGATGCAACAACCGCTACAAAGATGATTGATCATATCAAGTGGATCGTAAAGAATAGAATGctccaattgtgtaatgataaTTATAGACATATCGACTGGCTCAAAGCTTTGTAA